The following are from one region of the Carnobacterium gallinarum DSM 4847 genome:
- a CDS encoding amidase domain-containing protein: MRMKKKIFSLLFCGVALALMGTIVIPASNAYAEEGKTISELVKTDEMKRTISTFNLNETLGNIEMKIIAHMNENAIKIDPESFEYFEYLDGFVVNENNIIKNTDFYEYAKEFSIIYVARIGAIQEADGSNKEEVSLAREELLKKSFNDIKNENISDLLETETMGSINNPMSRRSTALNVANAVKYAKTYGKGHNIAFPVYKEDCTNFASQIAFYGGVEQSSKVNGSGNSWFSTSGASTAWKLAHNFATYWTAEGKNVRGYTTVSSVKANATVGNFLAYSSRNSYQIHHITFVTQKVGSKLYISQHSTNRSNEDWDIVSAGVLNEDTVLIIKF, translated from the coding sequence ATGAGAATGAAAAAGAAAATTTTTAGTTTATTATTTTGTGGAGTAGCACTAGCATTAATGGGTACAATTGTAATTCCTGCAAGTAATGCTTATGCAGAAGAAGGAAAGACAATTTCTGAATTGGTAAAAACTGATGAAATGAAGCGGACAATCAGTACGTTCAACTTAAATGAGACACTAGGAAATATTGAAATGAAAATTATAGCTCATATGAATGAAAACGCTATAAAAATTGATCCGGAAAGTTTTGAATATTTTGAATATTTAGATGGTTTTGTAGTAAATGAAAATAATATAATTAAGAATACAGATTTTTATGAGTATGCAAAAGAATTTTCGATTATTTATGTAGCTAGAATTGGAGCAATTCAAGAAGCTGATGGTAGCAATAAAGAAGAGGTAAGTCTGGCAAGAGAAGAACTCTTAAAGAAATCTTTTAACGATATAAAGAATGAAAATATTTCTGATTTATTAGAAACTGAAACTATGGGTTCTATTAATAATCCTATGAGCAGAAGAAGTACAGCGCTAAATGTAGCCAACGCTGTAAAGTATGCTAAAACCTATGGTAAAGGTCATAATATAGCTTTTCCTGTATATAAAGAAGATTGTACAAACTTTGCTTCTCAAATAGCATTTTATGGTGGAGTCGAACAATCTTCAAAAGTTAATGGGTCAGGAAATAGTTGGTTTTCAACAAGTGGAGCAAGTACTGCATGGAAACTTGCACATAATTTTGCAACTTACTGGACTGCAGAAGGTAAAAATGTACGAGGTTATACGACTGTTTCATCTGTAAAGGCAAATGCTACAGTTGGAAATTTTTTAGCATATAGTTCAAGAAATTCGTATCAAATTCATCACATCACATTTGTGACCCAAAAAGTAGGAAGTAAATTATATATTTCTCAACACAGTACGAATAGATCAAATGAAGATTGGGATATAGTATCTGCTGGAGTATTGAATGAGGATACAGTTTTAATAATAAAATTCTAA